Proteins from a single region of Syntrophales bacterium:
- a CDS encoding methyltransferase domain-containing protein, whose translation MEALTTPGERNEIRLNLGCGGRPLPGYINVDMDSLEELKARYPFQDFPDGIEINNFDILNLPFPDGSVTEIRADSLVEHLSFIEEPKFFHEVKRLLKPGGIFHFSTPDFEEAIRLWLSAKDDWKEFYRNDPEAIAQQHWFGQYSYSTDNRWGYLMAMIFGSQNGEGQFHRNGYSVAKIRAILNHLDFEEIEISKYRWKGDRDLMILVRAAKR comes from the coding sequence TTGGAAGCCTTGACGACACCGGGCGAAAGGAACGAAATCAGACTGAATCTCGGCTGTGGAGGGCGCCCCCTGCCCGGCTATATCAATGTGGACATGGACAGCCTGGAGGAGTTGAAGGCCCGCTATCCTTTCCAGGATTTTCCGGACGGCATTGAAATTAACAATTTCGATATCCTGAACCTTCCTTTTCCCGACGGATCGGTGACGGAGATACGGGCCGACTCGCTGGTCGAGCACCTCTCCTTCATCGAGGAGCCGAAGTTTTTCCATGAGGTCAAAAGGCTGCTCAAGCCGGGAGGGATTTTTCATTTTTCCACCCCTGATTTTGAAGAGGCGATCCGGCTCTGGCTGTCGGCGAAAGACGACTGGAAGGAATTCTACCGGAACGACCCGGAGGCCATCGCGCAGCAGCACTGGTTCGGACAGTACTCCTATTCGACGGACAACCGCTGGGGCTACCTCATGGCCATGATCTTCGGAAGCCAAAACGGGGAGGGGCAGTTCCACCGCAACGGCTATTCCGTAGCGAAGATCCGGGCCATCCTGAATCATCTCGATTTCGAGGAAATCGAGATTTCAAAGTACCGGTGGAAGGGTGACCGGGACCTCATGATCCTTGTGCGGGCGGCGAAACGATAG
- a CDS encoding NAD-dependent epimerase/dehydratase family protein, producing MSEKRNTAARDRFDGAGIHAWYGGKTILVTGGAGYIATNLLHALRDVKCRIFRLDRPGTVFEPVGGEAEVNDLEADVRDPAAWEAALNRADIVFHFAAQTSTYVANADPPADLDINVLPMVRLLEVCRTRNWHKVILFSSTVTIVGLPERLPVDESFPDRPVTVYDLHKMMAEQYLKYYAAQGFVTAAVLRLANVYGPGPASSRPDRGILNQMTRRALSGEVLTVYGRGDQLRDYVHVEDVAGAFLRAAMHAADLNGGHYVIGSGRGYSLTEAMNLIADRVAVKTGRRVSVEHVDPPSPQSPIEFRNFVADTGRFAGLTGWKAHYTLERGIDQTIERLS from the coding sequence ATGTCCGAAAAGCGAAACACGGCGGCTCGTGACCGGTTCGACGGGGCCGGAATCCACGCTTGGTACGGCGGAAAAACAATCCTGGTTACGGGCGGAGCGGGTTATATTGCGACCAACCTGCTGCACGCGCTGAGGGATGTGAAATGCCGCATATTCCGCCTGGACAGGCCCGGGACCGTTTTCGAGCCGGTCGGGGGTGAGGCGGAGGTGAACGACCTGGAGGCGGATGTCCGGGATCCCGCCGCCTGGGAAGCGGCCCTGAACAGGGCCGACATCGTGTTCCACTTTGCCGCCCAGACCAGCACATACGTCGCCAATGCGGACCCGCCGGCGGATCTCGACATCAACGTGCTGCCCATGGTTCGATTGCTGGAAGTATGCCGGACCCGGAACTGGCACAAGGTCATCCTCTTCTCGAGCACCGTCACCATTGTCGGCCTGCCCGAGCGTCTTCCGGTCGATGAGAGCTTTCCCGACCGGCCGGTCACGGTCTATGACCTTCACAAGATGATGGCGGAACAGTACCTGAAGTATTATGCGGCGCAGGGGTTCGTGACGGCGGCCGTCCTCCGTCTGGCGAATGTATACGGACCAGGTCCTGCCAGCAGTCGTCCGGATCGCGGGATTCTGAACCAGATGACCCGCCGGGCGCTGTCCGGGGAGGTCCTGACGGTGTACGGACGGGGCGATCAGCTTAGGGACTACGTCCATGTGGAGGACGTCGCCGGGGCCTTTCTCCGGGCGGCGATGCATGCAGCCGATCTAAACGGGGGACATTATGTGATCGGGAGCGGTCGCGGGTATTCCCTCACTGAGGCGATGAACCTGATCGCCGACCGGGTGGCCGTGAAGACGGGCAGGAGGGTATCCGTCGAGCATGTCGATCCCCCGTCGCCGCAGTCCCCGATTGAATTCCGGAATTTCGTTGCGGATACGGGCCGTTTTGCGGGGTTGACAGGCTGGAAGGCCCATTACACCCTGGAGAGGGGCATCGACCAAACCATCGAGAGGTTATCGTGA
- a CDS encoding SDR family oxidoreductase, with amino-acid sequence MKIVITGALGHIGSRLIRELPGLVPSVDMVLVDNLSAQRYCSLFHLPDQGHYRFLEEDILKADLAGIFAGADAVLHLAAITNAAGSFEAPEQVEEVNFTGTERVARACVDAQCPLIFLSTTSVYGTQRERVDEGCPETDLNPQSPYAESKLKAERLLSGLGGSDGLRFVTCRLGTIFGVSPGMRFHTAVNKFCWQALTGQPVTVWRTALHQHRPYLDLGDAVAALAFILNRHLYDGQVYNVLTVNATVDDILQIISRHVPDLAIRFVDTEIMNQLSYHVSCDRFRGLGFAFQGDLERGIAETIGMLKGVRSWKP; translated from the coding sequence ATGAAGATCGTCATCACGGGGGCCCTGGGACACATCGGGTCCCGGCTGATCCGCGAACTCCCGGGCCTTGTGCCCTCTGTCGATATGGTCCTCGTGGACAATCTCTCGGCGCAGCGATACTGTTCGCTGTTTCACCTCCCGGATCAGGGGCACTATCGCTTTCTCGAAGAGGACATCCTGAAGGCCGACCTGGCGGGAATCTTTGCCGGGGCGGATGCGGTACTACACCTCGCGGCCATCACGAACGCCGCGGGCAGCTTCGAAGCGCCCGAGCAGGTCGAAGAGGTGAATTTCACGGGGACGGAGCGGGTGGCGAGGGCCTGTGTCGATGCACAATGTCCGTTGATTTTTCTCTCAACGACCAGCGTCTATGGAACCCAGCGCGAGCGGGTGGACGAGGGTTGTCCGGAGACCGATCTGAATCCCCAAAGTCCTTATGCCGAATCGAAGCTGAAGGCGGAGCGCCTTCTGTCCGGACTTGGAGGGAGCGATGGACTGAGGTTCGTGACCTGCCGGCTCGGCACGATCTTCGGTGTATCGCCGGGCATGCGGTTTCACACGGCGGTAAACAAGTTCTGCTGGCAGGCGCTGACGGGTCAGCCGGTGACCGTCTGGCGGACGGCTCTCCACCAGCACCGCCCTTATCTCGATCTCGGCGACGCCGTCGCGGCGCTGGCCTTCATCCTGAACAGGCACCTTTATGACGGGCAGGTCTACAATGTCCTGACGGTAAACGCGACCGTGGACGACATCCTGCAGATCATCTCCCGGCATGTTCCGGATCTGGCCATCCGGTTCGTCGATACGGAAATCATGAATCAGTTATCCTACCATGTTTCCTGCGATCGTTTCCGGGGCCTGGGGTTTGCCTTCCAAGGGGACCTTGAGCGAGGCATCGCGGAAACCATCGGGATGTTGAAAGGAGTTCGGAGTTGGAAGCCTTGA
- a CDS encoding class I SAM-dependent methyltransferase, giving the protein MNVCLICKSPIEPFISFGKMPIANGFLRADQFATEYFFDLQVAFCGQCGMVQLLEQPAREQMFNEHYAFFSGTSQGMKIHFRDFAEEVMQNHLKSADPFVVEIGSNDGIMLQNFAGKKIRHLGIEPSANVAEVARQKGIETVSEFFDETLARQIVSEHGQADAFLAANVMCHIPYLHSVIEGIKVLLKPEGIVMFEDPYLGDVIENTSYDQIYDEHVFLFSVASIRHLFRMHGMEVVDAVPQETHGGSMRYVIARQGSRPVSSRVESCLRKEKELGLDKPAVYERFRKNCEASRDALMGLLKDLRSQGKRIVGYAATSKSTTIINYCGIGTDLIEFISDTTPVKQGKYSPGAHIPVRPYEDFTARYPDYALLFAYNHAREIMAKEQRFIDSGGRWIVYVPSVKVLS; this is encoded by the coding sequence ATGAACGTTTGCCTGATATGCAAATCCCCGATTGAACCCTTCATCTCCTTCGGCAAAATGCCCATCGCAAACGGGTTCCTGCGAGCCGATCAGTTTGCCACGGAGTACTTCTTCGATCTCCAGGTGGCCTTCTGTGGGCAGTGCGGTATGGTCCAACTCCTGGAGCAGCCGGCCCGTGAGCAGATGTTCAACGAGCACTACGCCTTCTTTTCCGGCACATCCCAGGGCATGAAGATCCATTTCCGGGATTTCGCCGAAGAGGTCATGCAAAACCACCTGAAGAGTGCGGACCCGTTCGTCGTGGAGATCGGAAGCAACGACGGCATCATGCTGCAGAACTTCGCCGGGAAGAAGATCCGGCACCTGGGAATCGAGCCCTCGGCCAACGTGGCGGAAGTAGCCCGGCAGAAGGGCATCGAGACCGTCAGCGAATTCTTCGACGAAACCCTGGCCCGGCAGATCGTGAGCGAACACGGGCAGGCCGATGCCTTCCTGGCGGCAAATGTCATGTGCCACATCCCCTACCTCCACTCGGTCATCGAGGGGATCAAGGTCCTCCTGAAGCCGGAGGGCATCGTCATGTTCGAGGATCCCTACCTGGGCGATGTCATAGAAAACACTTCCTACGACCAGATTTACGACGAGCACGTGTTTCTTTTTTCAGTGGCGTCGATCCGGCACCTGTTCCGGATGCACGGCATGGAGGTGGTCGATGCGGTGCCCCAGGAGACGCACGGGGGCTCCATGCGTTACGTCATCGCCCGTCAGGGAAGCCGCCCTGTCTCTTCGAGGGTGGAGTCCTGCCTCCGGAAGGAGAAGGAACTGGGACTCGACAAGCCGGCGGTTTACGAGCGGTTCCGGAAAAACTGCGAAGCCTCCAGGGACGCCCTGATGGGCCTCCTGAAGGACCTCCGGAGCCAAGGCAAGCGAATCGTCGGGTATGCCGCTACCTCCAAGAGCACGACCATCATCAACTATTGCGGGATTGGGACCGACCTGATCGAATTCATCTCCGACACGACGCCGGTGAAGCAGGGTAAGTACAGCCCGGGAGCCCACATCCCGGTCCGACCCTACGAGGATTTCACGGCCCGTTACCCGGACTATGCCCTTCTTTTCGCTTACAACCACGCCCGTGAGATCATGGCGAAGGAACAGCGGTTCATCGATTCCGGGGGCCGCTGGATTGTCTATGTTCCCTCCGTGAAGGTTCTCTCGTGA
- a CDS encoding NAD-dependent epimerase/dehydratase family protein: MKALIIGGAGFLGANLVRRCLSEPGVEVTVMDSLDPHLYATTRNLSEVWNRISFIRGDLRDETLLANIVQGQDVIFNCAAQTSHPLSIQYPLLDAEINCLGNLKLLEAVRLLNREAMVVYTSSSTVIGRALHEVVDEDHWERPLEIYSANKGVAEKYYRIYHTIHDLNTVVLRFANLYGPYGKGYPEFGFINYFIHQAWTNQDIRIFGSGEQTRNVMFVEDATDILWRVAGKKKLAGEMYFATGSEHLSVAEIARKIVSVLERGKVTHIEWPDERRRIEIEDVKFSSARLQAIMDWMPRFDFTAGLRKTRSLLEGRDAGGVK; this comes from the coding sequence GTGAAAGCACTCATCATTGGCGGAGCGGGCTTCCTGGGAGCAAACCTCGTGCGCCGGTGTCTTTCCGAGCCGGGAGTCGAAGTGACCGTCATGGATTCCCTGGATCCGCATCTGTATGCGACGACAAGGAATCTCAGTGAAGTATGGAACAGGATCAGCTTCATCCGGGGCGATCTGAGGGACGAGACCCTGCTTGCCAACATCGTACAGGGCCAGGATGTGATCTTCAATTGCGCTGCCCAGACGTCGCATCCCCTTTCCATCCAGTATCCCCTGCTTGACGCCGAGATCAACTGCCTGGGAAACCTGAAACTGCTGGAGGCAGTCCGCCTGCTCAACCGGGAGGCGATGGTCGTTTATACGTCCAGCAGCACTGTCATCGGCCGGGCCCTGCATGAGGTTGTGGACGAGGATCACTGGGAGCGGCCGCTGGAGATCTATTCCGCGAACAAGGGTGTCGCGGAGAAGTATTACCGGATCTATCACACGATCCACGACCTGAACACGGTGGTCCTCCGGTTTGCGAACCTCTACGGACCCTACGGCAAAGGATACCCGGAGTTCGGCTTCATCAATTACTTCATTCATCAGGCCTGGACGAACCAGGATATTCGGATCTTCGGATCGGGGGAGCAGACGCGCAACGTCATGTTTGTCGAGGACGCCACCGATATCCTCTGGCGGGTCGCCGGAAAGAAAAAACTGGCGGGCGAGATGTATTTCGCCACGGGTTCGGAACACCTTTCCGTGGCGGAAATTGCCCGGAAGATCGTATCGGTCCTCGAAAGGGGAAAAGTCACCCACATCGAGTGGCCCGACGAGCGACGCCGCATCGAGATCGAAGACGTCAAGTTTTCTTCGGCCCGCCTGCAGGCGATCATGGACTGGATGCCCCGGTTCGATTTTACCGCAGGCCTGCGGAAAACCAGGTCGCTGCTGGAAGGACGGGATGCGGGAGGAGTGAAATGA
- a CDS encoding class I SAM-dependent methyltransferase gives MTHHYLSSAFQRRTEEEIDFLKSINTVSGFLLFWIDIVRPLLCHIDARHLLEIGADLGTHTRLLACYCNSVNGTLTVIEPFVKTELNEFIGRSGNVKLVEAKSRDALPILEGPVDAVLLEGDLNYHTVYGDLSGIADMAERCQTPFPIVFLRATGWPYARRDMYYDPDGLPEHAVHAFRYCGMTHWSPDLVQDMINQPFANAEKEGGVRNGVLTAVEDFVRDTSLALRLFTLPVHNGLSIVYSQGSTADTFIRDRIASAPLLVRLLETVEVARLNSIIKHLESLQAEHLAAATVRSRIERKLHRIIERFFTMIKKRHSQL, from the coding sequence ATGACACACCATTATCTTTCCTCTGCGTTTCAAAGACGGACGGAAGAAGAAATCGATTTTCTCAAATCAATCAATACCGTCTCCGGTTTTCTTCTATTCTGGATCGATATTGTCAGACCTTTATTATGTCATATTGATGCGCGGCACTTGCTGGAGATTGGTGCTGATCTTGGTACACATACCAGACTGCTCGCTTGTTACTGTAATTCGGTCAACGGCACGCTGACCGTTATCGAACCCTTTGTTAAGACAGAACTAAACGAATTCATTGGTAGATCTGGAAATGTAAAGCTAGTGGAAGCGAAGAGCCGGGATGCCCTTCCCATTTTGGAAGGACCGGTTGACGCTGTGCTTCTGGAGGGGGATCTTAATTATCACACTGTATACGGTGATTTATCGGGCATAGCTGACATGGCTGAGCGTTGCCAGACGCCCTTTCCAATTGTCTTCTTAAGGGCTACAGGATGGCCGTATGCAAGACGTGACATGTATTATGACCCGGATGGACTGCCGGAGCATGCAGTTCATGCTTTTCGATACTGCGGCATGACGCACTGGTCACCGGACCTCGTGCAGGACATGATCAACCAGCCCTTTGCAAACGCGGAGAAAGAAGGGGGGGTACGCAACGGAGTGTTGACGGCGGTGGAGGATTTTGTTCGTGATACATCACTCGCGTTGCGCCTGTTCACCTTGCCCGTCCACAATGGTCTCAGCATTGTCTATTCGCAAGGGTCAACGGCGGACACATTTATCCGGGATCGGATCGCTTCCGCGCCTCTTCTTGTCAGACTGCTGGAAACCGTTGAAGTGGCAAGGCTCAACAGTATAATAAAGCATCTGGAATCTCTGCAGGCTGAACATCTTGCTGCTGCAACTGTCCGTTCTCGGATCGAAAGAAAGCTCCATCGTATCATAGAACGCTTCTTCACCATGATAAAGAAGAGACATTCCCAATTATGA
- a CDS encoding GNAT family N-acetyltransferase — protein MAQTPVIETSRLRLMPFSEEYLTPRYAGWLNDPEVVRYSEQRHRVHSLETCRRYFESFTGTPHFFWAMVVKDAPPGHIGNLNAHVNPENRIADVGILIGERSVWKKGYGLEAWRAVCGYLLGGAGMRKVTAGAMAANTAMVRIMRNSGMMEDGRRIRHYLLDGREVDIVHAALFRKQS, from the coding sequence GTGGCACAGACCCCGGTCATTGAGACAAGCAGGCTGCGTCTGATGCCCTTCTCCGAGGAGTACCTGACTCCCCGCTACGCAGGCTGGCTGAACGATCCGGAAGTGGTTCGTTACAGTGAGCAGCGACACCGAGTCCACAGTCTGGAGACTTGTCGCCGGTATTTCGAGTCCTTCACGGGCACGCCCCATTTCTTCTGGGCAATGGTGGTCAAGGATGCCCCCCCGGGACATATCGGGAACCTGAACGCCCATGTCAATCCGGAGAACCGGATCGCCGACGTCGGGATCCTGATCGGGGAGAGATCTGTGTGGAAAAAGGGCTATGGTCTCGAGGCCTGGAGGGCTGTCTGCGGCTATCTGCTGGGGGGGGCGGGAATGCGCAAAGTCACCGCGGGTGCGATGGCGGCCAACACGGCCATGGTGCGTATCATGCGAAACTCCGGCATGATGGAAGACGGCCGTCGTATTCGTCATTATCTTCTTGATGGCAGAGAAGTGGATATTGTCCATGCCGCTCTGTTCCGAAAGCAGTCCTGA
- a CDS encoding glycosyltransferase family A protein: protein MTGDAQSPVSGSAMNTAGSKPFFSIGVTTYDRPALLKETLESITRQTFTDFEILVGNDNPGNKLSGELLGIDDSRISFINRPSNLGELGNMNALLDAGRGRYFTWLADDDLYFPGFLQAIHCMLEQHGPFDCVFTNFAVGDQYPMNVNIVCDRSHFKILKGEQFLERYLDRSLNVIGCYGVFDTNYLRQIGGIKHLGNGFSPYADNLLAVQAAKNARIGYVDSPLVFFRTHSGSISLTSPDVYAYSSAQEDFLLRSMDVFRDEGVAGDDQLYLFLLLKWCIRDFATVVQRSGAIRIGTLHEYFLVIAPYVRRLQGTPYCIRIIGVMAKTFLGLSKHFIKKALRQR, encoded by the coding sequence ATGACAGGCGATGCACAATCTCCAGTGTCCGGTTCCGCCATGAACACTGCGGGATCCAAACCTTTCTTCTCCATCGGTGTGACCACATACGACCGTCCGGCCCTTCTGAAGGAGACTCTCGAATCAATTACCCGGCAAACCTTTACCGATTTCGAGATTCTCGTGGGGAACGACAACCCCGGCAACAAGCTTTCCGGCGAACTCCTGGGGATTGACGACAGTCGCATCTCCTTCATCAACCGCCCCTCCAACCTCGGTGAACTGGGCAACATGAACGCCCTTCTCGATGCCGGCCGGGGCAGGTACTTCACCTGGCTGGCGGACGACGATCTGTACTTTCCAGGTTTTCTGCAGGCGATTCATTGCATGCTCGAGCAACATGGCCCTTTTGATTGTGTTTTTACGAACTTTGCAGTTGGGGATCAATACCCAATGAATGTCAATATCGTTTGTGACCGGTCACATTTCAAGATCCTTAAGGGGGAGCAGTTTCTTGAACGGTATTTGGACCGCTCGTTAAATGTCATCGGCTGTTATGGCGTCTTCGACACGAACTACCTTCGGCAGATCGGCGGTATCAAGCATTTGGGGAACGGTTTTTCGCCCTATGCGGACAACCTGCTGGCTGTCCAAGCTGCCAAAAATGCCAGGATTGGGTACGTCGATTCTCCCTTGGTCTTTTTTCGCACGCACTCGGGATCAATCTCTTTGACCAGCCCGGATGTCTACGCCTATAGCAGTGCCCAGGAGGATTTCCTGTTGCGCAGTATGGACGTGTTCAGAGATGAAGGGGTGGCCGGTGATGATCAATTATATTTATTCCTGCTGCTGAAGTGGTGCATCCGAGACTTTGCTACAGTTGTCCAGCGATCGGGAGCAATCCGTATCGGGACACTCCATGAGTATTTTCTTGTCATCGCTCCATATGTTCGGCGTCTTCAGGGGACTCCCTATTGTATTCGAATCATCGGTGTGATGGCGAAGACATTCCTGGGGTTAAGTAAACATTTTATAAAAAAAGCGCTACGGCAGAGATAG
- a CDS encoding DegT/DnrJ/EryC1/StrS family aminotransferase, protein MIPCSNPHAQYLSQKAEIDEAVSRVMGSGRYILGPEVKAFEEEFAAFVGTSFGIGVGNGTEAIHLALAACGLKGGDEVITVSHTAVATVAAIEMAGGVPVFVDIDPVRYTLDPGQLEKAVTEKTHAIIPVHIYGQPADLEAILDVAKRHHLRVIEDCAQAHGSRYGGRRVGSFGDMACFSFYPTKNLGAIGDGGMVVTRDPELAGRARLLREYGWAERNVSGMPGWNSRLDEVQAALLRVKLRSLDEQNGKRRRLAQYYGEALGGTDLILPASVRDTEHVFHLYVVRSGNRDRLMSFLRDRGIGTLVHYPVPVHLQPAYRGRVKCPSGLEETERAAREVLSLPMYPELTEKEAGQVVEAVLVFEGGRRND, encoded by the coding sequence GTGATCCCCTGCAGCAATCCCCATGCCCAGTATCTGTCGCAGAAGGCGGAAATCGACGAGGCCGTCTCCCGCGTGATGGGGAGCGGGCGTTACATCCTGGGCCCGGAGGTGAAGGCCTTCGAGGAGGAGTTTGCCGCCTTTGTCGGCACATCCTTCGGGATCGGTGTCGGCAACGGTACGGAAGCCATCCACCTGGCCCTGGCAGCCTGCGGACTCAAGGGAGGCGACGAGGTGATCACGGTTTCCCACACGGCGGTGGCCACCGTCGCCGCCATTGAAATGGCGGGAGGGGTGCCGGTCTTTGTGGACATCGACCCGGTTCGGTACACCCTGGATCCGGGACAGTTGGAAAAGGCCGTAACGGAGAAAACCCACGCCATCATTCCGGTTCACATTTACGGGCAGCCGGCGGACCTCGAAGCTATCCTTGATGTGGCAAAACGTCACCATCTCAGGGTCATCGAAGATTGTGCCCAGGCGCATGGTTCCCGCTATGGGGGAAGGCGGGTGGGATCCTTCGGAGACATGGCCTGCTTCAGCTTTTACCCGACGAAGAACCTGGGGGCCATCGGCGACGGTGGCATGGTGGTTACGCGTGATCCGGAGCTGGCCGGCCGGGCGCGCCTGCTTCGGGAGTACGGATGGGCTGAGCGAAACGTGAGTGGAATGCCGGGCTGGAACAGCCGACTGGACGAGGTACAGGCTGCCCTGCTGCGCGTCAAGCTGCGAAGCCTGGATGAACAGAATGGAAAACGCCGGCGGCTGGCACAATATTACGGTGAAGCGCTCGGAGGAACAGACCTGATCCTTCCGGCATCCGTCCGGGACACCGAGCATGTGTTTCACCTCTACGTGGTCCGTTCCGGCAATAGGGACCGGCTGATGAGCTTTCTCAGGGACCGGGGAATCGGGACACTGGTTCACTACCCGGTTCCCGTTCACCTGCAGCCGGCGTATAGGGGAAGGGTCAAGTGTCCGAGCGGATTGGAAGAGACGGAGCGGGCGGCCCGGGAGGTGCTTTCCCTGCCCATGTATCCCGAATTGACGGAGAAGGAGGCGGGGCAGGTCGTGGAAGCAGTGCTGGTATTTGAGGGAGGTCGAAGAAATGATTGA
- a CDS encoding dTDP-4-dehydrorhamnose 3,5-epimerase family protein, whose protein sequence is MIDGVIVRDLVTHTDERGFFREIIRVTDDFFAEGFGQWSHSHMYSGVIKAWHLHRIQVDWWYVMAGVLRVGLHDLREQSLTHGRTMDFLMGDQQPARLLKIPPGVAHGCKVVQGPVGLLYVTSHVYNPEDELRIPHDDPGIGFDWLSGPPIK, encoded by the coding sequence ATGATTGACGGGGTTATCGTCCGCGATCTCGTGACCCACACCGATGAACGGGGCTTTTTCCGGGAGATCATCCGGGTTACGGACGATTTCTTTGCGGAGGGATTCGGACAGTGGAGCCATTCCCACATGTACTCCGGCGTCATCAAGGCCTGGCACCTGCACCGGATTCAGGTCGACTGGTGGTATGTGATGGCTGGTGTTCTTCGCGTGGGCCTGCACGACCTTCGCGAGCAATCCCTGACGCATGGCCGGACGATGGATTTTTTGATGGGGGATCAGCAGCCGGCCCGCCTGCTGAAGATTCCTCCCGGCGTGGCCCACGGCTGCAAGGTGGTCCAGGGTCCCGTCGGACTTCTGTACGTCACCTCTCACGTCTACAATCCCGAAGACGAACTCCGCATCCCCCATGATGACCCGGGGATCGGCTTTGACTGGCTTTCGGGGCCTCCCATCAAGTGA
- a CDS encoding putative sugar O-methyltransferase has product MDPRLADMLRDFIDRQEAATTSKYWSVLCRKNVAQLLETGYENFKQTVALNYFTWIVGKDDPQFLFLKSHLPQDAVTEAEKRAAASRQHAFMTKEQSEFYNLMTYLLWEYAAGEVGANLLNRLEEPVEGNPPSVMLDGRNISQDLANSVLEYDSVIRGLSDVKQVRSIIELGGGYGRTAYAFLSLLPSVRYFMVDIPPALYIAERYLTRQFPDRKIFPYRSFKDFRDVDAEFREAQIAFLMPEQLDLLPDRSVDLFLAVDCLHEMRPEQIMRYYRTIDRIADCLYQKCWKKTKIPYDDIALTEEDYPFFPNWRNLFFRDCRVQSTYFEALFRIDHP; this is encoded by the coding sequence ATGGACCCTCGGCTGGCGGATATGTTGAGAGACTTCATCGATCGGCAGGAAGCGGCCACTACGTCCAAATACTGGTCTGTCCTGTGCAGGAAAAACGTAGCCCAGCTCCTGGAGACGGGCTATGAGAACTTCAAGCAGACGGTGGCCCTGAACTATTTCACCTGGATTGTCGGGAAGGATGATCCACAATTCCTGTTTCTCAAGAGCCATCTGCCACAGGATGCCGTGACTGAGGCCGAGAAAAGGGCTGCAGCATCGAGGCAACATGCCTTCATGACGAAGGAACAGTCCGAGTTTTACAATCTGATGACCTATCTTCTGTGGGAATATGCTGCCGGTGAGGTGGGAGCGAATCTCCTTAACCGTCTCGAGGAGCCGGTCGAGGGGAATCCCCCGTCTGTCATGCTTGATGGGCGGAACATATCGCAGGATCTGGCCAATTCGGTCTTGGAATATGATTCCGTAATCCGTGGACTGAGCGATGTCAAACAAGTCCGGTCGATCATTGAGCTGGGAGGGGGATACGGGCGAACCGCTTACGCATTTCTCAGTCTGCTGCCCAGTGTCCGGTACTTCATGGTCGACATTCCACCGGCGCTTTACATTGCGGAACGGTATCTGACGAGACAGTTTCCGGACCGGAAGATCTTCCCGTACCGGTCATTCAAGGACTTCCGGGACGTGGACGCTGAATTCCGGGAGGCCCAGATCGCCTTCCTGATGCCCGAGCAGCTCGACCTCCTGCCGGACCGGAGCGTTGATCTCTTCCTTGCCGTGGACTGCCTTCATGAGATGCGGCCCGAGCAGATTATGCGGTACTACAGGACCATAGACCGTATTGCGGATTGTCTGTATCAGAAGTGCTGGAAAAAGACGAAGATTCCCTATGACGATATCGCCCTGACCGAGGAGGATTATCCCTTTTTCCCCAACTGGCGGAATCTTTTCTTCCGTGACTGCCGGGTCCAGTCCACCTACTTTGAAGCCCTGTTCCGGATCGATCACCCCTGA